The genomic segment TCATCTTTTTCGCTCCAGTCTCTGCAACATAATTGCAGAGATCTGAATTTATGTAATGCAGAGAGTAGAAATAGGCAAGACAAAGCAGTAAGAATGTAAGGCCAATCAATATCAATCTATAAAATTGTTGTAGAAGCCAGACCGTATTATAAGGTTAATCTTCTTTACAATAAAATAGTCTGAACAAAGATTGTCAGAACTAACAAAGTCTTTATCGTGGAAACAGCAGAGAAACAAAGTTTTTAATATGATATGAAGACCGTCTCCCCAGGTCTCATTTAATCTGAGCTGCAACGGGCCTCAGCAGATGTCGTTGTCTGAGCACTCGTCTGGCATCCGAGATGGTTTGTCTGAGCTgacatcagtgtagatgtttagTTTCTAAGTCCTCATGTCGCATCAGAGATGTATTGGTGTGAGCGAGATGGTATTTATGAGCAGAGTAACAGCAGCAtacagcatatactgtatatacaccagCTTTGCAACCACATTTCAAGCCTGTGTGCAGAAAATCACGTAACTGTTGCACCCAAAACCATAAAACTCTGCTCCCCATGTCTCCTCACTGTCTACTATATGACTGTCATATAATTCAACCAGTCATCTACCCATTTTTACACACACAACCCAAGGCTATGACCTGTGATACATTCCAGGGCATGTGCTGAATTCATGCTGATTAGAACTAGCTATATGTAAGCCTTGTCTGAGAGTTTGATACACTTTTAATTCAAAGCTTACAGTATGTTTGACACATCTGTGATTAAACTTGATGTCTAAATTAAATGAAGGATTTATATACCAGTATATATAATTTTTCTAATGAGCCATTTATAACACTATTTCTGTTTCTTGATATTGTTACAGTGTAAGCATGACAGCATGTTCTACAATTCTGGCAATGGGGATGATGCCGTTATGTCTTTTTATCTACACTAAAATGTGGACTGATACAGATGCAATCCAAATACCGTACGAGAGCATAGGTAAGTTATAGAATAAATGATtacaatttacattaaaaaattgTATCAAGAAAGAAATATAATTTGTAACAAAGTCTTTCCACCTATAATGGCGTGGATAATACTGTACCATATATGTAACATGCAAACTAAAGTCTTTgtcagcaatattttttttatatacaatatagTATATAAACAATAGTTTAAACCATACACTGTTGCAATCTTCAAACCAGTTCTGTTGGAGACTTTAGTCAATTCAGTGGTGTTCAACCACTAACCAGTTACTCTTCATTTTGCAGGTATTACATTAGTTACCCTCCTTATTCCAGTCGGATTAGGAATTTATGTGAAGCACAAGTGGCCAAAAAAGGCAAAGACCATACTTAAGGTAAGTGAGAATATACAATTGACACTgcagttcattttttttcaagCATTGCACAAACTATATTCTCTATAGGAAGTTCAATTTATATCCAAAAAGTCAAAGCAAGATTCATACTGCTTTGAAAATGAggaggcagttaaaaaaaaaaatacataaaacatccCAACATGTGTGCTACAATGaaccatttttgtttgttttccacagGTTGGCTCTATAGCTGGGGCAGTATTGATAGCAGGCATAGCTGTAGTTGGAGGGGTGTTGTATCAgtcttcctgggtcatttctccTTCACTATGGATTATTGGAGTAATATATCCAGCTGTTGGATTTGCTTTTGGATTCTTTCTGGCAAGATTAGTTGGACAGCCATACTACAGGTAAAGCTGGTTTCATCAGAAACTgctatttaatgaaaaaaaaaatcaaatatcatTATCATATCTGATGGCTGATAAAAACTTTCAATGTTCATATGCTCAAAACCAAAATGTtagttacaatgttttttttgttttttttttctcagaaagcGATATGTACATTTTAAGATCTTGAACGGATGATAAAATCATTACAATTTAAGTTAATTTAGAATTTAGAATCACTCAAAATGTTTTTGACAAAACTAGGTATATTTTATTTGCAGGTTCAATATAAAGTAGTTAACACACCCTAAACATACCTCACAGCCTAAACCAGAGTCATTACACTGGCGCATTTATCATtcatatgcattttattttattaattagtgATATCAACCAGAAAAGTTAAATTCCCTGAAATGTATTTCCAATACAGAAGTTTCAGTTGGCACATTTTAGTACAACTTCCTATTATTAAATGACTAGATGTTGCAGTAGTTATAAATAGTGATATTAATgttggcttatttatttatttattttttttgcagatgtCGTACCATAGCCATAGAGACTGGTTTCCAGAATTCTCAGTTATGTAGCACCATTGTCCAGCTATCCTTTAGTCCCGAAGAGTTGGAAGTGATGTTTAGTTTCCCACTGATCTATAGTATTTTCCAGATGGTATTTGCAGCTTTGATAATTGCTGGTGAGTAGTGTTTGAAAAGTTTCTTTCTCCAGATATTGAGGACTTCCAAGGCTGGTTCATACTGCACTCttgtttcagaaaaataaaactctGGCAATTAGTCACCCTTAGATTGCCAGACAGTTGTACTACCAGAGAAATTAGGAATTTCACTTGCATGATTGAAGTATGAACTAACCTTGAAACGGCAGCAGATCTTAAATCAGCGTCATTTAAGTAAAACATCCAGTACTATAATGAATACTATTACTTACTTCACAAAACTCAAAGTACTTGATAAGTCCCTCTTTTTTGAAACCACAAAGTTTTGAACAAATCCTTTCCTTAACACATGAAAGTGTTCTATGCCTCCCTGTAAAACCATTTAATTACAGCACTTTGGTAACTTGAATTAAAATGTGATTACAGCAAAGACTTCTAAAACTAATATTTCAATTTAGGTTATCGGATTTACAAGAAACGTTGTTCCAGTGATGACGACGAAGACTTGGAGAAAGATAAAACACAGGATGCAACACCATCATCATATGCCGTAAAGAATGAAGGATTTCAAATTGAAGACATTGTAGATGGCAAGCACACTCGGTTGTGAATCAAACTGAAGTAAACCAGTTCATGCTGATCCAGTTTCCAAATAAGTATCTGGGCTTCACTTTTACTTTAAAAACCTATGTTCAAATTGTTATATCAAAGCactattgtattgtactgtgataTGAGAGACAAGTGAACTGGACAACCCGGGTCTGTTGGAAATGGGCTGGTGTTCAGCACCGAATGTAGTGCAATGAGGAAGTCATA from the Acipenser ruthenus chromosome 9, fAciRut3.2 maternal haplotype, whole genome shotgun sequence genome contains:
- the LOC117405829 gene encoding ileal sodium/bile acid cotransporter-like, whose amino-acid sequence is MICSVNATVCNGTSCLVPSSNYNEILSLALSTVLTVLLAMVMFSMGCNVEATKLWGHIKRPWGIFVGFLCQFGIMPLAAFLLALAFQVQPIQAIAVMIMGCCPGGTGSNIISFWVDGDMDLSVSMTACSTILAMGMMPLCLFIYTKMWTDTDAIQIPYESIGITLVTLLIPVGLGIYVKHKWPKKAKTILKVGSIAGAVLIAGIAVVGGVLYQSSWVISPSLWIIGVIYPAVGFAFGFFLARLVGQPYYRCRTIAIETGFQNSQLCSTIVQLSFSPEELEVMFSFPLIYSIFQMVFAALIIAGYRIYKKRCSSDDDEDLEKDKTQDATPSSYAVKNEGFQIEDIVDGKHTRL